The following are from one region of the Rhipicephalus microplus isolate Deutch F79 chromosome 1, USDA_Rmic, whole genome shotgun sequence genome:
- the LOC119178386 gene encoding uncharacterized protein LOC119178386, whose product MKTSLSLLTLCIMVATAMPGYYGGYGGYGGYGIYGGYGGYGGYGHGYGGYGAYGGYGRHGHGYYGGYGGYGSYGGYGGYGHGGYGHGGYGHGYGHKVISYGHGHGGYGHGGYGHGYGYKVISYGHGHGGYGHGGYGHGGYGHGYGYKVISHGHGHGYHG is encoded by the exons ATGAAGACCTCG CTGTCCTTGCTGACCCTCTGCATCATGGTTGCGACCGCTATGCCTGGATACTACGGAGGCTATGGAGGCTACGGCGGCTATGGCATTTATGGTGGCTACGGTGGTTACGGCGGCTACGGCCACGGCTACGGCGGATACGGTGCTTACGGAGGATACGGTAGACACGGCCACGGTTACTACGGAGGCTATGGTGGATATGGCAGCTACGGAGGTTATGGAGGATACGGTCACGGCGGCTACGGTCATGGCGGTTACGGCCACGGTTACGGACACAAAGTTATTAGCTACGGACATGGTCACGGTGGCTACGGTCACGGCGGTTACGGCCACGGATACGGGTACAAAGTTATTAGCTACGGACACGGTCACGGTGGCTACGGTCATGGTGGCTACGGTCATGGTGGTTACGGCCACGGATACGGATACAAAGTTATTAGCCACGGACATGGTCATGGCTACCACGGCTGA